A single genomic interval of Lewinellaceae bacterium harbors:
- a CDS encoding S8 family serine peptidase, which produces MPSLHYNLSRTNDLEYIPSPDLMIIRTEAPAEPESILVKAGYIRDIDYLPVDDYPEASAEVFRVMGPEPATSRDQIKATVRAMADVSLIYIGTILQRSDTGSYQIYTGNIYIQFTPETTSAFIQAIFSEYDLEEKRRLYMAEVAYFARFKDELELGRGIFDRCRQLLTLPNIISCYPEMVVKRKSLPNDAVRSLLSGIDPGWAASMIQLDIAWTLTRGKGSTICIIDDGIDLHHLAFQGDKIVETIDLLDTRQDASHKYMTEWHGTACASIAASRDDKAIGVAPEAKLMIARCKGLGSVHEAEAILWAADNGADIISCSWGPPDGQINDITDDAISYILPDHTRLALQKAATYGRNSKGCPIFFAAGNGAEPVKYDGYASNEFVMAIGAVNKEGYLTRYSDRGDPLFCCFPSSEVLLGRDGSITTIYGLSAADRLGPSGIDPGDYTNSFGGTSASAPGMAGVTALMLSVNPELSLTEIRNLLRQSCQKPAAPSGTRHGDYGSGIINAFQAVTRAQNTSSTYHKNNNNMDTSTVNRFAIHLALNEVDPSAYPQMPNTLFGCINDSNYYASLTSHFPEGQNFILHGTEATREQFREALLRVANLAQPEDVVIITYAGHGGFIEDFNGDESGTGDGRPFDETMVLYNGIWIDDETFALLAQFRPDVNIIFFFDSCHSGTASRAFNPAGQRSLLRTRETSLAVIRQAYEYNKKYYDQQWQAINRGQSRTNKAGVKARVICFAACTDTQLAQETDSSRGLFTWVLENSFDHSLTIQNFRTKLTGEMARLMVPEVQRPFFDQYGDNPSSLDTFTITALFGSSGTDSKSTNSNSSTNDQDASQMLGTLYHTGLLLTRDGAATNGTGQENRLQEVLIRHAAGRSLRAANHWDLAYETIASKTDFKAGDFAEPDLISIINTDPAEAIERSGDEYLATYPHPGPGDRRRISWHLDDEHSQLRSAALIACPELALDIPGDADTYPLIAHIDTGILPGHPSLPLHFDQIQSREFTDPTDRDIWYKFGGLEQQGHGQGTISLLAGRAWRNMALDSDEFRDTYLGAFPYARVISLRIGDSVALLSGKNFARAVDYAIRQKVDVITMSMAGAPSKLMVDAINRAYEAGIVVVSAGGNKWYKGLKKLLPDSLMYPAICRRVIAAVGVNYGHEPYQIKFDKATRDAGSPYMESCYGPKEAMQYALAAYTPNVVWTGTTSGKMFSRTGGGTSSATPQIAAAAALYIHHHRNYFSQLKPKEAWKKAEIVRQALFRGANKNTGYEKYFGQGILKAKFALELSPKVLEASITKPEADSIGRSGLDELVAMWFNASRSGAGAVSPDAKIQTICDMLALEIEQLIYTQTDLAEFAGQDGINSQLAEALCKNPLASGFLKTMMHLQLRNTFLAEPTRSADFSMLSAIHVPIHEVRTKEEGEYVRIWTNSLEYQISEVKKEPAEAAGQVIEMVKIELPDVPLTRGDLPADVQISHTLTNANAILHQVEYEDGEKIAFWNFEQKDQNNRGVGEQLILRPGEQIYSIHSEAGNARGRGFFKKIKQIVVAVVRTILDKPLAGDEGLYLISADDPKNPTLIKKEADLPALGNRKLLFLHGTWNQFSGSFADLIDDARFMASLKFTYGNYFLAYEMSTIRSSVFKNGNALKQHLEKKLKLNLSDIDVISSSRGCLVAKFVFTNANRMVLTAGPHFGTPLVEPDNIPGLVNRVTTLLSLINPLGPVTKAILSAVSFVLRVIVEAPGLADQREQSDLLQKDLKGWAFTANQLLIGNDYEPNTSFDDFFDDKIMFGLPNDFIIPIRSTLGVGSGSQKPPNYYFIEDKAINHFKYYSKISVKNKILEHLGCQQLP; this is translated from the coding sequence TTCAAGGATGAGCTGGAGCTGGGACGGGGAATATTTGACCGTTGCCGGCAGCTCCTGACCTTACCCAACATCATCAGCTGTTATCCTGAAATGGTGGTGAAGCGGAAATCACTTCCCAATGACGCAGTCCGCAGTTTATTGTCAGGTATCGATCCTGGTTGGGCCGCCAGTATGATCCAGCTGGATATCGCCTGGACCCTGACCAGAGGAAAAGGAAGCACTATTTGCATCATCGATGATGGTATTGACCTGCACCACCTGGCTTTTCAGGGTGATAAGATCGTTGAGACCATTGACCTCCTGGATACCAGGCAGGATGCGTCCCATAAATACATGACCGAATGGCACGGCACGGCATGTGCCAGTATCGCCGCCAGCCGGGACGACAAAGCCATTGGCGTGGCTCCGGAAGCGAAATTGATGATCGCACGCTGCAAAGGATTAGGATCCGTCCATGAGGCTGAGGCCATCCTGTGGGCTGCTGATAACGGAGCGGACATCATCAGTTGCAGTTGGGGTCCCCCGGATGGACAGATCAACGATATCACAGATGACGCAATTTCCTACATCCTTCCTGATCACACCCGGCTGGCCTTGCAAAAAGCAGCAACCTATGGAAGAAACAGTAAAGGCTGCCCTATTTTCTTTGCGGCAGGCAACGGTGCGGAGCCCGTAAAATACGACGGTTATGCCAGCAATGAATTCGTCATGGCCATCGGCGCAGTTAATAAGGAAGGATACCTCACCCGGTATTCAGACCGGGGTGATCCGTTATTTTGCTGCTTTCCCAGTAGTGAAGTGTTGCTGGGACGTGATGGATCGATAACGACCATCTATGGATTATCAGCAGCCGACCGGCTGGGTCCTTCCGGAATCGATCCCGGCGATTATACCAACAGTTTCGGTGGCACATCGGCATCCGCGCCAGGGATGGCTGGCGTAACCGCGCTGATGCTTTCAGTAAATCCGGAATTGTCATTAACAGAAATCAGGAACTTACTTCGCCAATCCTGCCAAAAACCTGCCGCTCCATCCGGCACCCGGCACGGAGACTACGGATCCGGGATCATCAATGCATTTCAGGCTGTGACCAGGGCTCAAAATACATCTTCCACATACCACAAAAACAATAATAATATGGATACCTCAACCGTCAACCGCTTTGCCATCCATCTGGCCCTTAATGAAGTCGATCCAAGTGCATACCCGCAAATGCCAAACACGTTATTTGGATGTATCAATGACTCGAATTATTATGCGTCCTTAACCAGCCACTTCCCGGAAGGGCAAAATTTTATCCTCCACGGAACTGAGGCTACCCGCGAACAATTCAGGGAGGCATTGCTGCGCGTTGCCAATTTGGCTCAACCCGAGGATGTCGTCATCATAACCTATGCCGGCCATGGCGGGTTCATCGAAGATTTTAATGGCGATGAATCAGGGACCGGTGACGGAAGACCCTTTGATGAAACCATGGTCCTGTACAATGGGATATGGATCGACGATGAGACCTTTGCGTTGTTGGCGCAGTTCAGACCGGATGTCAACATCATTTTTTTCTTCGACAGTTGCCACAGTGGTACCGCATCACGGGCTTTTAACCCTGCCGGACAACGCTCTTTACTGCGGACCCGTGAAACCAGTCTTGCCGTTATACGTCAGGCTTATGAATACAACAAAAAATATTACGACCAGCAGTGGCAAGCCATAAATCGTGGACAGAGCCGGACGAACAAAGCCGGTGTAAAAGCCCGCGTGATCTGTTTTGCCGCCTGTACGGACACTCAGCTGGCACAAGAGACCGACAGCAGCCGTGGTCTATTTACCTGGGTTCTGGAAAACAGCTTTGACCACAGTCTGACGATCCAGAATTTCAGAACCAAACTAACCGGGGAAATGGCGCGGTTAATGGTGCCGGAAGTCCAAAGACCTTTCTTTGATCAATATGGTGACAACCCTTCCTCATTGGATACGTTTACAATCACTGCCCTATTCGGGAGCTCGGGAACGGATTCAAAAAGCACGAATTCAAATTCCTCAACCAACGATCAGGATGCATCTCAGATGCTTGGCACCCTGTATCATACGGGCTTATTGCTCACCCGTGATGGCGCAGCCACAAATGGAACCGGCCAGGAGAATCGTCTACAGGAAGTACTCATCCGGCATGCAGCGGGAAGAAGCCTGCGTGCCGCAAATCACTGGGATCTGGCCTATGAAACCATTGCTAGCAAAACGGACTTCAAAGCCGGTGACTTTGCCGAGCCCGACCTCATTTCAATCATCAATACCGATCCTGCCGAAGCGATAGAGCGGAGCGGGGACGAATACCTGGCTACCTATCCGCATCCGGGTCCCGGCGACCGGCGGAGGATATCCTGGCATCTGGATGATGAACATTCCCAGCTGCGTTCGGCAGCCCTGATCGCTTGCCCGGAATTGGCACTGGACATTCCCGGAGATGCTGATACCTATCCGCTCATTGCCCATATCGACACCGGCATTCTTCCCGGCCATCCATCGCTGCCATTGCATTTTGACCAGATACAAAGCCGCGAGTTCACGGACCCCACTGACCGTGATATCTGGTACAAATTCGGCGGATTGGAGCAGCAGGGTCACGGACAGGGTACGATTAGCTTATTAGCCGGAAGAGCCTGGCGGAACATGGCTCTGGATAGTGATGAGTTCAGGGACACTTATCTGGGGGCATTCCCCTATGCCAGGGTGATCTCCTTGCGCATTGGTGACAGTGTAGCCCTCCTGAGTGGTAAAAACTTTGCCCGGGCAGTTGATTATGCCATTCGACAAAAGGTAGACGTCATTACCATGAGCATGGCCGGTGCGCCCAGCAAACTGATGGTGGATGCCATCAACCGGGCCTATGAAGCAGGAATTGTGGTCGTGTCAGCAGGCGGCAATAAATGGTACAAAGGGTTGAAAAAATTATTGCCGGATAGCCTGATGTATCCGGCAATCTGCCGGCGGGTAATCGCTGCTGTGGGTGTAAATTATGGTCATGAGCCGTATCAAATAAAATTTGACAAGGCTACGCGTGACGCGGGAAGTCCGTATATGGAAAGTTGTTACGGGCCGAAGGAAGCCATGCAGTATGCACTGGCAGCTTATACCCCGAATGTGGTCTGGACCGGTACGACCTCCGGCAAAATGTTTAGCAGAACCGGAGGTGGCACCAGCAGTGCCACGCCCCAGATCGCCGCAGCTGCTGCACTTTACATTCATCATCACCGAAATTACTTCTCTCAATTGAAGCCGAAGGAAGCGTGGAAAAAAGCTGAAATTGTCCGGCAAGCCCTTTTTAGAGGAGCTAATAAAAACACCGGGTACGAGAAATATTTCGGGCAGGGGATTCTGAAGGCAAAATTCGCTCTTGAATTATCGCCAAAAGTACTCGAGGCTTCCATCACCAAACCGGAAGCTGACAGCATCGGCAGGAGTGGCCTGGACGAATTGGTGGCCATGTGGTTCAATGCTTCCCGCAGCGGGGCAGGCGCCGTATCCCCCGATGCCAAAATACAGACCATCTGCGATATGCTGGCCCTGGAAATAGAACAATTGATTTACACCCAAACAGATCTCGCTGAATTTGCCGGCCAGGATGGCATCAACTCTCAATTGGCTGAAGCGTTGTGTAAAAATCCACTTGCATCCGGTTTTCTGAAAACCATGATGCACCTGCAGCTGCGTAACACTTTCCTAGCTGAACCTACCCGGTCTGCCGATTTTTCCATGTTGTCCGCCATCCATGTACCTATTCATGAAGTGCGGACAAAAGAAGAAGGGGAATATGTACGGATATGGACGAATTCATTGGAATATCAGATCAGTGAAGTTAAAAAAGAGCCGGCAGAAGCAGCCGGACAGGTTATTGAAATGGTCAAAATTGAACTGCCTGACGTCCCGCTAACCCGTGGAGACCTGCCGGCAGATGTACAGATCTCACACACGCTTACCAATGCAAATGCCATATTGCATCAGGTAGAATATGAAGACGGCGAAAAAATAGCGTTCTGGAATTTTGAACAAAAAGACCAGAATAACCGGGGTGTGGGTGAACAGTTGATCCTCCGGCCCGGTGAGCAGATTTATTCCATCCATTCCGAAGCCGGTAATGCCAGAGGCCGGGGATTCTTTAAAAAGATTAAACAAATTGTGGTAGCCGTTGTCAGGACTATACTTGACAAACCACTGGCCGGCGATGAAGGATTATATCTTATTTCCGCCGATGATCCCAAGAACCCGACATTAATTAAAAAGGAAGCTGACCTTCCAGCACTCGGCAACAGGAAATTATTATTTCTGCATGGGACCTGGAACCAGTTTTCCGGTTCCTTTGCCGATTTGATTGATGATGCCCGCTTCATGGCCAGTTTAAAATTCACCTATGGAAATTATTTCCTGGCATACGAAATGTCAACCATTCGCTCCAGTGTCTTTAAAAACGGAAACGCCTTGAAGCAGCATTTGGAGAAAAAGCTAAAGCTCAACCTATCCGACATCGACGTGATCTCATCCAGCCGTGGATGCCTGGTCGCTAAATTTGTTTTTACCAATGCCAACCGGATGGTGCTTACGGCAGGACCGCATTTCGGTACACCTCTGGTAGAGCCGGACAATATCCCTGGCCTGGTGAATCGGGTTACAACCCTCTTGTCGCTGATCAACCCGTTAGGGCCTGTCACCAAAGCTATTCTCAGTGCGGTCAGCTTTGTGTTGCGCGTTATCGTGGAGGCGCCCGGTCTGGCTGATCAACGGGAACAAAGTGATCTGCTGCAAAAGGATTTGAAGGGCTGGGCATTCACCGCAAACCAATTGTTGATCGGAAACGATTACGAGCCCAATACCTCTTTTGATGATTTTTTTGATGACAAGATCATGTTTGGATTACCCAATGATTTTATTATCCCGATCCGGTCAACTCTTGGCGTCGGTTCCGGAAGCCAGAAACCGCCGAATTATTATTTCATTGAAGACAAGGCAATCAATCACTTTAAATATTATTCCAAAATCTCCGTGAAAAATAAAATACTGGAACATCTGGGATGCCAGCAATTGCCATAA
- a CDS encoding DUF3088 family protein, with the protein MALKATIHKDRLFLLNPNFKDERLGAESQFYFCPFNAMLEGVLHYYPELKDKLDITYVDFPRPRKPIIHFLGEENQGTPVLVLPSGQEHSTQLPVQQYRENRFIHGSEGIAAYLAEKYGIALIHP; encoded by the coding sequence ATGGCTTTAAAAGCAACAATTCATAAAGACCGCTTATTTCTGTTGAACCCCAATTTCAAAGACGAAAGACTGGGAGCCGAATCTCAGTTTTACTTTTGCCCTTTCAACGCGATGCTGGAAGGTGTTCTTCATTATTACCCTGAATTAAAAGACAAACTGGACATTACATACGTTGATTTTCCGAGACCAAGAAAGCCAATAATTCATTTCTTGGGTGAAGAAAATCAAGGTACGCCGGTACTCGTTTTGCCCTCCGGCCAGGAGCATTCAACTCAATTACCCGTACAGCAATATCGTGAAAACCGGTTTATCCACGGGTCGGAAGGGATTGCTGCTTATTTGGCAGAAAAATATGGCATTGCCCTTATTCATCCCTAA
- a CDS encoding DsrE family protein produces the protein MTDNQKLVVVITHGLHDERASVAWSIANGGIKNGLEVRVFLASSAVDWVRKGAADLVHLNPLDPTMIDMIQTVINAGGGVGVCPPCAKVRGYSEEDLIDGVQIVGSGFIHEAIKEGASTLSF, from the coding sequence ATGACTGACAATCAAAAATTAGTAGTAGTTATCACTCATGGCTTACACGATGAAAGAGCTTCCGTAGCCTGGAGCATTGCCAATGGCGGAATTAAAAATGGACTGGAGGTCCGCGTATTCCTGGCCAGCTCGGCAGTCGACTGGGTTCGTAAAGGAGCAGCTGACCTGGTACATCTGAATCCGCTGGATCCTACCATGATAGACATGATCCAGACCGTGATCAATGCCGGTGGTGGCGTCGGAGTATGCCCCCCATGCGCCAAAGTCCGTGGATACAGCGAAGAAGACCTGATCGATGGTGTTCAGATCGTGGGCTCAGGATTCATTCACGAAGCCATCAAAGAAGGAGCATCCACCCTTTCCTTTTAA
- a CDS encoding AraC family transcriptional regulator — translation MNVTQIAFESGFEDLSHFSRAFKKQIGKSPSDYKNN, via the coding sequence ATGAATGTAACCCAGATCGCCTTTGAATCCGGGTTTGAGGACTTGTCCCATTTCAGCAGAGCCTTTAAAAAGCAGATCGGCAAGTCACCTTCAGATTATAAAAACAACTAA
- a CDS encoding helix-turn-helix transcriptional regulator — translation MILNFYQIVKENLRFNRFQYRDTVCLEYTCPIDAEEVGIFSRNDYLVYVLSGKKTYMTINGEWTLKPGQSLYLKKGAEIIHQYFDDEYCMLGFFLSDDLIRETFKELQGKRRLNQSGSKDQTTAFEIETSTFLEGYFLSMLSYFRGVDRPTDDIMVLKLKELLINLMNCDSDLVSYFAVISDEERPSLERIMENNFCFNLKLEEYAELCHRSLSTFKRDFQQQFGESPGKWLTKKRVERGQFVEEHYYECNPDRL, via the coding sequence GTGATCCTCAATTTTTATCAAATCGTAAAGGAGAATCTGCGATTCAACCGCTTTCAATACCGGGATACAGTTTGTCTTGAATATACCTGTCCGATTGATGCTGAAGAAGTCGGCATCTTCTCCAGAAACGACTATCTCGTCTATGTCCTGAGTGGAAAGAAGACGTATATGACGATAAATGGAGAATGGACATTAAAGCCTGGTCAAAGCCTTTATCTTAAAAAAGGAGCAGAAATAATTCATCAGTATTTCGATGATGAGTATTGTATGCTGGGCTTTTTCCTGTCGGATGATCTGATCCGGGAAACATTTAAGGAATTGCAGGGTAAACGAAGATTGAATCAATCCGGCAGCAAAGATCAGACAACCGCTTTTGAAATTGAAACTTCAACTTTTCTGGAAGGTTATTTTTTGTCGATGCTCTCCTATTTTCGGGGTGTCGACCGCCCAACCGATGACATCATGGTCCTAAAATTAAAGGAATTGCTGATAAACCTGATGAACTGTGATTCTGACCTGGTGTCTTATTTTGCCGTAATTTCCGATGAGGAGAGACCTTCGCTGGAGCGGATTATGGAAAATAATTTTTGCTTTAATCTGAAATTGGAGGAATATGCCGAGCTGTGCCATCGCAGCTTATCTACTTTCAAAAGAGACTTTCAACAGCAGTTTGGTGAGTCTCCTGGAAAATGGCTCACGAAAAAGCGCGTCGAGCGCGGCCAATTTGTTGAAGAACACTACTATGAATGTAACCCAGATCGCCTTTGA
- a CDS encoding ABC transporter permease, with protein MYKHFIRFGWRNLFKHKLYSLINLVGLSLSMSVCLLIILLIYNHYQYDKFHPFGDRTYRILSHQKGGRNNLFESGFATSPLPLRAALESHYPSIEMMTNLNHRFQGELRSDNRIIQLDRSLFADENFFKVFGFTLQEGDPETALKNPNGIVVTQDLLKKLFPDGQALGRLIKLNDTYAFTVTGVLNTPPGDSHIKFDALASFASLARLKAEGYIEENFDAWDNLWNNYNYLVLKDASEKENIEKAINKLAAENIKLDDKHPGYEFSLQGITEVVPGRFLGNEIGFALPKLILAFFGLLAFIVMITASINYANLTIASTLNRFKEIGIRKSSGAEKREIIGQFLIESVLMSTLALLFAILFYRILLSQFNAMWIFNQVGIHLHDEPVAYGLFFGFTILLGLIAGVGPALYASRMDPVATMKGSAVPVVRRRRRRLSMKHVMMGVQFGLSVLMLISLFLIRDEARFLTNADYGFDNEKIYFMELQSHDFDQARSRFGQISGVQEMTVTSHNPGTGMALGEGYRLHQEDEPLTIYHFSVDTGYLRVMGLQLVAGTGFSAAALGNQQQVVINELAAERLGFDPVSDAVGQHLFRDSVNQVQIVGIIKNYHWEPMLMPLTPMLLRVKPADYQYAYLKISSPQPGDVVRNIQKEWKEFDPLREFKGGFLSQEMDKFYTFLFDISKILMLIALMAISITGLGLLGMISMRVRSHIKELGIRKVLGATPSHLFYAVGREFIWLIAISLILAIPLAIWVNGLWINNLAQRNPISMYNVAPAVLILVAFSFLMILWQVVQALRDNPIEALKSEQ; from the coding sequence ATGTATAAACACTTTATCCGTTTTGGATGGCGTAATTTGTTTAAGCACAAATTGTACAGCCTGATCAACCTGGTTGGATTATCATTGAGTATGTCGGTATGCCTGCTGATCATACTGCTGATTTACAATCATTATCAATACGACAAATTCCATCCATTTGGTGACCGTACTTACCGTATTTTAAGTCATCAGAAGGGTGGCCGGAATAACTTGTTTGAATCCGGTTTTGCAACGTCGCCATTGCCACTGCGAGCTGCATTGGAAAGCCATTACCCATCCATTGAAATGATGACGAATTTGAATCATCGTTTTCAAGGTGAATTGCGGTCGGACAATCGCATCATCCAACTGGATCGGTCGCTTTTTGCCGATGAGAACTTTTTTAAAGTCTTTGGATTTACCCTGCAGGAAGGTGACCCGGAAACGGCATTAAAAAATCCGAACGGTATTGTGGTCACTCAGGATTTGTTAAAAAAACTATTTCCGGACGGTCAAGCTCTGGGAAGACTGATCAAGCTCAATGATACTTATGCATTTACGGTGACTGGTGTCCTGAATACCCCGCCCGGGGATAGTCATATCAAATTTGATGCATTGGCTTCCTTTGCTTCCTTGGCCCGGTTGAAAGCGGAAGGGTATATCGAGGAAAATTTTGACGCATGGGATAACCTGTGGAATAATTACAATTACCTGGTGCTGAAGGATGCCAGTGAAAAAGAGAATATTGAAAAAGCCATCAATAAACTGGCTGCCGAGAATATCAAACTGGATGATAAACATCCCGGGTATGAATTCAGTCTGCAAGGGATCACGGAAGTTGTGCCGGGGCGCTTTTTGGGCAATGAGATCGGATTTGCGCTTCCTAAACTCATTTTGGCATTTTTTGGATTGCTGGCTTTTATCGTGATGATCACGGCCAGCATCAATTACGCTAATCTCACCATTGCGAGTACCCTGAACCGCTTTAAGGAGATCGGCATACGCAAATCCAGCGGAGCCGAAAAACGGGAAATCATTGGCCAGTTTTTGATTGAATCAGTTTTGATGTCCACGCTCGCCCTGCTCTTTGCCATCCTCTTTTACCGGATACTGCTGTCACAGTTCAATGCGATGTGGATTTTTAACCAGGTAGGCATCCACTTGCATGATGAACCGGTAGCCTATGGGCTGTTCTTCGGTTTTACCATCCTCCTGGGATTGATAGCCGGCGTAGGTCCCGCTTTATACGCCTCCCGGATGGACCCGGTGGCCACCATGAAGGGATCCGCTGTTCCGGTCGTGCGCCGGCGTAGAAGAAGGTTAAGTATGAAGCATGTCATGATGGGCGTGCAATTCGGACTTTCCGTATTGATGCTTATTTCCTTATTCCTGATTCGTGATGAGGCTCGCTTTCTGACCAATGCCGATTATGGTTTTGACAATGAAAAGATCTATTTTATGGAACTGCAAAGCCATGACTTTGACCAGGCGCGGTCCAGATTCGGTCAGATCAGCGGCGTGCAGGAGATGACGGTAACTTCACATAATCCCGGGACAGGTATGGCACTAGGTGAAGGTTACCGGCTCCACCAGGAAGATGAACCTTTGACGATCTACCATTTTAGTGTCGATACCGGATATCTCAGGGTCATGGGATTGCAGCTGGTAGCAGGCACCGGGTTCAGTGCCGCGGCACTGGGTAATCAACAGCAGGTTGTCATCAATGAATTAGCCGCAGAGCGCCTGGGTTTTGACCCGGTCAGCGATGCCGTAGGCCAGCACCTTTTCAGGGATAGTGTCAATCAGGTGCAGATCGTCGGAATCATAAAAAATTACCACTGGGAACCTATGTTGATGCCTTTGACTCCGATGTTATTGCGGGTAAAGCCGGCTGATTATCAGTATGCCTACCTTAAGATCAGCAGCCCCCAACCCGGAGATGTGGTGCGGAATATTCAGAAGGAATGGAAAGAATTTGACCCTCTGCGGGAATTCAAAGGTGGTTTCCTTAGCCAGGAAATGGATAAATTCTACACCTTTTTATTTGATATCAGCAAGATCCTGATGCTCATCGCCCTCATGGCCATTTCCATAACCGGCCTGGGCTTACTGGGGATGATCAGCATGCGGGTACGCAGTCATATCAAGGAACTTGGAATCCGGAAAGTACTTGGAGCAACACCTTCGCATCTATTTTATGCGGTCGGTCGAGAATTTATCTGGTTAATTGCAATTTCACTGATCCTGGCTATACCATTGGCCATTTGGGTCAATGGATTATGGATTAATAATCTCGCACAGCGAAATCCAATTTCAATGTATAATGTAGCGCCTGCGGTCCTGATTTTGGTCGCCTTTAGTTTTCTGATGATTCTTTGGCAAGTTGTACAGGCGTTACGTGATAATCCGATCGAGGCTTTGAAATCAGAACAGTAA
- a CDS encoding VOC family protein, whose amino-acid sequence MTALSGIAPQIVVEDVVATAEYYQDKLGFRLIGYFLDPPVYAMVARDGIQIHFGKSDGAEVQRSNVALRKVGFDFYLWTDNLDEMFEEISARGAQIIQPPVDRVYGNREFSITDCNGMVLTFGQI is encoded by the coding sequence ATGACAGCGTTGTCCGGAATAGCCCCTCAAATTGTAGTGGAGGACGTGGTAGCAACGGCAGAATACTATCAGGATAAACTTGGTTTCCGGCTCATAGGCTATTTCCTCGATCCACCGGTTTACGCCATGGTAGCACGTGATGGGATACAAATTCATTTTGGAAAATCCGATGGAGCAGAAGTACAAAGATCAAATGTTGCCCTTCGCAAGGTGGGATTTGATTTTTATCTATGGACCGATAACCTGGACGAGATGTTTGAGGAAATATCAGCGCGGGGTGCACAAATAATCCAGCCTCCTGTTGACCGGGTTTATGGAAACCGGGAGTTTTCCATTACAGATTGCAATGGTATGGTGCTTACATTTGGTCAGATCTAA
- a CDS encoding GNAT family N-acetyltransferase — protein sequence MTSPLFSIESAVSTTDFDVAAQLIRQYVGELGIDLSFQDFNSELTHLSAQYGHPHGALLLARDTLGQPAGCVGIRRWENDIAELKRMYVPSDFRGTGIGSALLEHAIRSARNLGYRLLRLDTLASMKSAQKLYLAQGFYEIPPYRYNPVPDTQYFELNLVEF from the coding sequence GTGACCTCACCACTCTTTTCCATTGAATCAGCCGTATCAACCACCGATTTCGACGTGGCAGCGCAATTGATCCGTCAATATGTTGGTGAACTGGGTATAGATCTCTCCTTCCAGGATTTCAATTCGGAGCTAACCCATTTGTCTGCACAATATGGTCACCCACATGGAGCGCTGTTGCTGGCCAGGGATACCCTTGGTCAACCTGCCGGGTGTGTGGGTATCAGACGGTGGGAAAACGACATCGCGGAGCTAAAAAGAATGTATGTGCCTTCTGACTTTCGCGGAACAGGTATAGGATCCGCACTGCTGGAACACGCCATCCGGTCCGCCCGAAATCTGGGATATCGCCTTCTTCGTCTGGATACCCTGGCTTCGATGAAATCCGCTCAGAAGCTATACCTGGCACAGGGATTTTATGAAATACCACCCTATCGCTACAATCCCGTACCGGACACTCAATATTTTGAACTGAACCTGGTTGAATTTTAA